The genomic window tgcatgcgatgcaaagagtgcctgtctctcagagaacgagtccgatctctggaggctagagtggcagacagaaaggtatatagatgagaccttcagggacatagtagccaagtcccaaattcagactggcagccctggtgctgccttggaagaagaaggtctcatgatcggagagcatcaacctcaTGCAGCAGGAAAAGCTCCTGTagcgagcacctgctctccaggtagtgcattgccctttcgcaccaaggatgtgtctccaaggcctactgcccaggagggaagagttagatcggctgtcatagttggtgattcgattattaggaatgtagacagctggatggctggtgggcgagaggatcgcctggtaacatgcctatctggtgcgaaggtggcggacctcacgagtcacctagataggattttagaccgtgctgtggaggagccggctgtcgtggtacatgtgagcaccaacgacataggaaaatgtgggagggaggttctggaagccaaatttaggctcttaggtagaaagcttaaatccagaacctccagggtagcattctctgaaatgctccctgttccacgcgcaggtcccaagaagcaggcagagctccagagtctcaatgcatgggtGAGACtaaggtgcaaggaagagggattcagttttgtaaggaactggggaaccttttggggaaggggggagtctcttccgaagggataggaaaattagttcttacctgttaattttcgttcctgtagtaccacggatcagtccagacagtgggttgagcctcctttccagcaggtggagacagactaaaacttgcaggatgccctatatcaggacagagcctatcctttcacccttcagtataacgtatgtcaaagcagaaaacaataaaaccaagaatagtaacaaaacaaaatagtaacaaaacaaaatagtaaccaagcaagtaaccaaaagctcaacggagcaaccatagaataatgtagaagcatagtatacctatacgctcttgcataaacttggtataaaataaccaccaaggcttccggtgtaaatgctcagtaatcttgcaccaaggaaaatatgaaatctgcagacctgcaagaaaacaagcttcgagaggacagaagacagacagggaagggcgtctggactgaaccgtggtactacaggaacgaaaattaacaggtaagaactaattttcttttcctgtacgtacccggatcagtccagacagtgggatgtaccaaagcttccctaaactgggtgggacagacagtcccgcttgaagcacttgccgcccaaaggaaccgaccaccggagcgtgtacatccagacggtagtgccgagcaaaaatgtgcagagacgtccaagtggcagccctgcaaatctcctgtggagagacagactgactctccgcccaagaagtagcctgagaacgcagagaatgggctttcAAACCCTCAGGAAgtggacgaccttgacaaagatatgccgaggaaatggctttcttcaaccaccgcgcaatcgtggtcttagaagcctgtttaccccggttgggaccactccaaaggacaaagagatggtccgaaacGCGAAAGTCATTGATGACTTGAAGATAACGAAGCAAGACTCGCTTGACATCCAGTCAACGGAGGTCGCCCccagccgtacccgcaatctcctccggagagaacgcggggagttccaccgactggttgacgtgaaaagcggagacaaccttaggcaagaaggaaggaaccgtcctgagagacaccccggaatcagaaaaacgcaagaagggctcccaacaggacagcgcctgaagctcggaaatacgacgagcagaggagatagagactagaaagacagtcttaagagtaagatccttgagcgtagagtggcgaagaggctcaaagggagacgcacagagagcacgaaggacgaggctgagactccaagatggacacgTGACCCGAGAGGGAGGGCGAAGGTGTCaaacgcccctcaggaaacgaatgaCGTCCGGGTGAGCAGCCAAGGCATGAccatccacccgacccaggagagagccaagcgcagagacttgaacgcgtaaggaactgaaggagagacccttctgaaggaaagaaagaaccaaaggaatcgaggcggagcgcgcCGGGACGCCCGCCTCCGTACATgcggactcaaagaccttccagatgcgcacataggccagagaagtcgactgcttccgggctcgcagcagggtgatgacaacctcctccctataacctttgcgcctcaggcgacgccgttcaaaagccaggtcgctagacagaagcgatcggcctggtcgaaaaatacaggctcctgccggaggagacgagggagatgattgaggcgcaggggcccgtccaccgctagattgatgagatccgtgaaccacggccttcgcggccaTTCGGGAGTGACGAGAATCACCAGACCCCGGTGGagttcgattctcctgagaactttccctacCAGAGGCCACTGGGGGGAACACGTAGAGAAGCACGTCCgccggccaagggagagccagagcgtccacgccctctgcgccgtgttccttccagcggctgaagaacagattggctttggcattgcgcagagtcgccatgaggtggagatgaggaggaccccacctgtccactatcagagccatggccgcgtccgagagttcccattctcccggatcgagcgactgccggctgaggaagtcggcttgaacattgtcttttccggcgatgtgagaggccgcaaggcactgtaggtgatgctccgcccaagcgagtaggcggctggcttctaaggctaccaggggactgcgagtgcccccttggcgattgatgtaggcgactgtggtggagttgtcggacaggactcgtactGCCTTGCCGCGGATCAGAGGAAGGAACTCCTAAAGGGCCAGGCGGACCGTCAAagtttccagccgattgatgtgccagcgcgactgagcctgggaccatgtcccctgggtggactgagataggcagaccgcaccccagcccaacaagctggcgtccgtggttactatcgtccactgtggagcttgaagaggcatcccttgtagATGAGGAagggacagccaccactgtaattcgtcggcagtagactccaagaagggaaggactacgtggaactgctccgacactgattgccaacgagacagcaaagctttctgtaaggacgcagatgagcaaaagcccaggggaccagatcaatggtagaagccatggagcccaggacttggagataatcccggGCCGTCGGTGAAGATAGCGCAATCAAATCCTGAACCTGACCGATCAGTttgagggctcgcgcccgaggtaagaaaaccttgcctactcgggtgtcgaagtgtgctcccagaaattccaactcctgggagggctgaagcttgctcttggaaaagttcactatccacccgagagaggcaaggagctccaggaCTTGATCCACTgcccgccggcaagaggtctccgacttggccctgatgagccaatcgtccagatagggatggacgagaattccttcccggcgcaaggccgcagccactactaccattaccttcgtgAAGGTGCAAGGAGCGGttgcgaggccgaaggggagagctcgaaattggaagtctggttgagaatgtggaatcggagaaacttctggtagtcgcggtggatggggatatgaaaatatccttctgcgagatcgagggaagcaaggaactctcctggacggaccgccgcaatgaccgcccgcagggtttccatgcgaaagtgggggatcttgagggcccgattgaccctcttgaggtccaggattgggcggaaggagccgtcctttttgggcacggtgaagtaaatagaatactggccggcgccaatttccctttctgggactgggaccaccgcccccagatccagaagcttggagagagtctggaccaccgtgtccctcttggcccggccgcaaggtgagaacagaaagagatctggaagttccctgacgaggtcgaaagcgtacccgtctctgataatgtcgaggacccactgatccgaagtgattttgacccattcctcgaaaaacagggagaggcgtccaccgaggtaagggaccgagggatgggtcggctgaactttCATATGGAAACCCCCGAAAGAAGTCTTCACCTTGAGATACAAGACACTGCCAGGTTCTGAAGATCGGGAGTAGccttggacctcaggtactgtggggaaGGGGATCCAACCACATCTAGAACTCCACCAGTCTCAAGAACCAGCCTTGAGGGATACTTCATCAGAGATAGAGATCTTAAATTTGTACACCAATATGACAGTGGATGTAACTGGTCATCACCTTGTTTATGCATCTTAATTATTTTGTACCAAGTCACAGTAAACTTTTATACAGCAGGAACAGATCATATAATCCCAATTCAGGGTAAGGGCTAAATTCCAACGGGGCTATAAAAATCCCAGGGCTAAATCCCAATATTACATTGCCAGCCCTTTTGCCCTGGAGTAAGGGTCCTTGATCTCTTGGGGAGGAAGGATATCCTACAAGGCCCAGGGCATGGGTGAAATCCCTTCCTTGTGTATTACTGTGGCTTTTTGGGGCAGGCACACTCAGAATAGGCTGGATTCACTGGTTGGGAGTTCACGTTCTCTGTTAGAACTTTGTTGTAGAGATCTTCTCCCTGGATTTATATGAGAACGGTATGGTGCATCTGGTCCCTCCCGACACCGTTAATcaaaacacggtccatgtcgggggTCCATGAACATGATTTATTAAGAAGTTAGTTTCCATAAATGAATAGAATATTTTTTGAACAGCTTTTTGAATTCTGGTGGACCTTTCAAGTTttgtcccaaacactaatactGTCTCAGTTACATaaataaggccagagagggagcatggcacATTAATTCAGGAAGAGTATCCCAACCATATTACAGCAAGATGGAAAGCAGAGTCAGGAGCTGGCAATAAAAAATGGCATAGATAAGCACAACTTGTCCAATATACCAAAGTTCAAGAGGAGAGGTGTAGGAAGAGATAAGAGAGGTAATGAGGAGTTGCAGAATAAAGGCTCTTGAAGTGTATGCAGAAACCGATAAGGAACCAATGCAATAACCTGAGAAGCAAGGTTATAGGGCTATAGCAATTTAGAAAAAAGGTAAGTCACACACCTGAACTTTGGATAGATTGTACTGAAGACAGATGGTTTACTGGGAGGCTTTTACTGTAAGCACTTTTAGCTACATCCTTACACTTATGCACTTAGTGTGCTTTCCTAAACAAAACTCAATCGTGCCTGAATTAAACTGACATTAAGAATTATAGTAGTCTGAGATGCAATACAATAGGAGTTATAAAACAGGGCTGCAAAAATACTTAGATACCTTGAgtggcagtaaaaaaaatattttaggagCTTGGGCAACTATGTGTTTTTCCTTAGAACTTAGGGTTATGCTTTTTTTGTCTTCTCTATTTGGACTTTTCTTGGCTTTTTTGCTCTTTTGCTTGTTTttgtctatttcttttttaaattcctcTCTCCCTTCTAACCTCTTTGATACTGGCGTAGGCTGGGTCCAGGCTCAGCTGCAGCAGCATCTCATCTCTTAGCCTGGGTCCGACCACATGCTATAGAAAACTAAATTTGTGAGATGCCCTGTGCCTCTTCCCAATACACATTACACTTAAAAACTTGATTGGGTGTCTCCAATAATGATTTTAAATTCTAATCCTGTAAACATTCACTGTGGTGGTAATTTAGTAAACCTGCCATCTGAGGCTACATATGCCAACAGAATTAGCCATGGTGTTTCACACTTACCAGCATTTCCATGTCCAATTCCAACCGCGAAGCTTGGTCCCTCGATACAGCAGCCAGGCTGAGCTGGGGTTTCTCAGTCCTCTTTAAAATGATCTTCACCTCATGACGACagatcttttccttttctttggtgAAATCTTCACTCGCTTCCGCTGCAAGGATCCCCTCCTTAACTTCAGCACATTCCTTCTGGGGCACATTGAAGCTTTTGGGCAACACAGTACATTTTACAGCCTCACgcatatttttatttgttacGCTGGTTGTGTGCAAACCTGTTGCCATGAGCTCTGAGGGAGCCTTAGCGACTTGGAGGGGCTTCCTGAACATAGAGTGTAATTTTTTTCCAGTGACAAAAAAGGCTGCTCCTACAAGAAGCTTGGATCTGGGTTTGGTCTTCAAGCTAAGTACACGAAACGGGCCATCTGCCTGGGTTTTAGCAATACTATTGCTCAGCTGGCTTCCATGACTGACCTTGGCAGGTAACATGCTAGGGGCAGTTTTCTTTCCATTCCTTGGCAAGGGTTTGACTTGCCTAGAGCCCACGTGATGCTTTGAAAGTGGGTTCTTCAGATGGGTATTCTTGGAGCTGCTCTTCCTCGCCAGCATTTTCTCCATCTTGCTGGGGCAAGGCAAGTCTTCACCTTCATTTCTCTTCCCCAGGGACTTGCTTTGGTTCATGAGCTTTCTATCCAGTGGGGTGATATACACCTTTCCCTTGCTGTAAAATGATCCTGTAGGCACAGCAGGTTTACATGGTGAGCCACGCTTTGGGGACTTTTTCAGCGGAGATAGTCTGTACTTTGCTTTCGGTGCATTAGCTGTCAGGAGTGGTGAATTAACGAGCTCTCTCATAAGAGCAGAGTCTAGATTTTCTTTATCCGCTTCCAATGCTAACTGGTTATCCTTTTCTGCTGTGCTGCTTTTCGCTCTGAATTTAGCCTGCAAGGCCAGGCTATGACTCGACAAGGCTCTACTTGGTAATGGCGATGCAGGTGGACTGAAGTCCATCATTATTTTCTTCACTGGAACATCAGATGCTGAAAAACTATTCAaagattgttttaaaaaaaaccaaaaaaaaaaaccatcagtaTCAATGGATGAGGATCTGCCATAACATACAAGGATAACAGCTAATAATTAGCACTAAGACTATTTGTGATTCTTTCTCAAATTTGATATTTAAGTAGCTTAACTTTCTTTAATATACATGTGGGCAATACAGCTGAGCCATAGTCATTGCAAAGCATTGTCACCAGAATTAGAAATATGCTGTTCCCGGCACAGATCTAAGTATGACTTCACGGTTTTTACTATAAATTTCACTGTCAGTTTACTCCAAGAAGGtattaatgagaaattactacttacatgacaatttccttttctctagtggAGAGAGGTTAATCAACAGCCAGTGGGTTATACACTTGTACCAGCAGATGGTACAA from Rhinatrema bivittatum chromosome 3, aRhiBiv1.1, whole genome shotgun sequence includes these protein-coding regions:
- the ESCO2 gene encoding N-acetyltransferase ESCO2 — its product is MYLVWSHLCTVLPTCLSSQQQLHPLTDQIQYIYFQFRACVERMAAVTPRKRKYSSLSSDSFSASDVPVKKIMMDFSPPASPLPSRALSSHSLALQAKFRAKSSTAEKDNQLALEADKENLDSALMRELVNSPLLTANAPKAKYRLSPLKKSPKRGSPCKPAVPTGSFYSKGKVYITPLDRKLMNQSKSLGKRNEGEDLPCPSKMEKMLARKSSSKNTHLKNPLSKHHVGSRQVKPLPRNGKKTAPSMLPAKVSHGSQLSNSIAKTQADGPFRVLSLKTKPRSKLLVGAAFFVTGKKLHSMFRKPLQVAKAPSELMATGLHTTSVTNKNMREAVKCTVLPKSFNVPQKECAEVKEGILAAEASEDFTKEKEKICRHEVKIILKRTEKPQLSLAAVSRDQASRLELDMEMLGTRSLHIERNEVEMNDPCTKAAEEKRVSPLDAVIYPMFGSSCTNKRRPQDSQEQLASPPLGSSTPSAIASIGPSLELVHKLNKRKRESKDQLIIDAGQKHFGAVTCRFCGMIYTAASPEDEAQHVQYHQRFLEGIKFVGWKKENIVAKFWDGKIIMIQPDDPKYAIKKADEVRELVDNELGFKQTTLSCPSKTVTYLYVSNEKKIVGCLIAEQIKQAFQVLPETVSHDPQELLDRHRAWRCSTVPQAAICGISRIWVFSLMRRGGIASRMVDTVR